CCTGTTTACTGGACAATTAGCTGGACCAATCCGGCAACCTATGCCAATGCAAAAAAACAATTAACTGATTTAATCATACGCGATAAAAATAGGGCAAGTGTAATTGTTTGGTCAATCGGGAATGAAACGCCACTTAGCGATGCCCGTTTGAGTTTTATGAGCAATTTGGCAGAAACGGCCCGTTCTTTGGACGATACCCGTTTGGTAGCTGCTGCGTTAGAGGTGCACCGCGAAGGAAATAATATTATTTTAAACGATCCTTTAGGCGAAAAAATCGATCTGGTTAGTTTTAACGAATATGCAGGCTGGTACTGGGGTGGTAACCCTTCTGAAATTACCAAATACAATTTCGATATCAAATATAAAAAACCTGTCGTAATTACTGAATTTGGTGGCGATGCTTTGGGTGGTTTCCACGCTGATGAAAATACCCGCTGGAGCGAAGAGTACCAGGAGGCATTGTACAAAAACCAGATTATTCTGTTGAGTAAAATCGGTGCTTTACGCGGAATGACTCCATGGATTTTAACCGATTTCAGGTCACCAAGAAGACAACATCCAATTTATCAGAATTTCTGGAACCGTAAAGGATTGATCAGTGAAACAGGCAAGAAAAAGAAAGCCTTTTTTGTGCTGAAAGATTTTTACGACCAGATGCAGGTAAAATATAAATAAACTAAAAAAGAACTAAATAAATGGTAAAAGAAGTAGAAGGCCTGTTTTCGCTAAGAAACAAGGTGGTAGTAGTTACTGGTGCTACAGGTGTTTTAGGCGAAGCTTTTATTAACGGTTTGTGCGCAGCGGGGGCTACAATCGTTGTAATTGGAAGAAACGAAGAAATAGCTAAACAAAGAGTTGCTGATGTGACTGAGGCTGGTGGTAAAGCAATTTATATAATTGCCGATGTGTTGAATGAACAGCAACTGATTGATGCAAATTCAACCATCATTAAAGCGTTTGGCCGGATTGATGCATTGGTAAATGCGGCTGGCGGAAATGTGGCTGAAGCGGTAATCCAACCGGGCAGCGATATTTTCGATCTTAATATTCCGGCATTAAAACAGGCTTTCGATTTAAACCTGTTCGGAACAATTATGCCAACACAGATTTTTGGTAAGGAAATAGCCAAGAATGGTGGCAGCATTGTAAATATCTCATCTGTTTCGGCAACCCAGGCGCTCACCCGCGTATTGGGCTATTCGCTGGCTAAAGCAGCTATTGATAGTTATACCAAATGGATGGCTGTTGAGCTAGCTAACCGCTACCAGGATAAAATTAGAATGAATGCCATTGTACCTGGCTTTTTTATCACGAACCAGAACAGGGCATTATTAACCAACGAGGATGGTTCTTTAACTGCGAGAGGGCAGGCCATTATTTCTAAAACACCATTTAAACGGTTTGGGGCCCCGGAGGAATTAATTGGCGCTTTAGTATATTTGTTAAGTGATGCCTCTAAATTTGTAAATGGCGAGAATATTAAAGTGGATGGTGGATTTACCGCATTTTCTGGTGTTTAAAATTAACTGCTATTCTGTATAATCATTAAAATCAAGGCAATCAAATATAATGAAATATAAAAAATTAGAACAAACCTGGCGTTGGTATGGCCCGAACGATCCGGTGAGCTTACAAGATGTTAAACAGGCTGGTGCCACCGGCATTGTAACGGCACTGCATCATATTCCACACGGCGAAGTTTGGCCATTGCACGATATCCAGGAAAGAAAAGCAATTGTAGAGGCTGCTGGTTTAACCTGGTCAGTAGTAGAAAGCGTTCCCGTACACGAAGCAATTAAAACCCGTAGGGCAGATGCCGCGCAGTATATAGAAAATTATAAAACCTCTTTGCGTAACCTGTCAGCCTGTGGAATTAAGATCGTATGTTATAATTTTATGCCGGTTTTAGACTGGACACGTACGCAACTGGATCTGGAAATGACCGATGGATCGAAAGCACTTTATTTTAATTGGATCGATCTGGCTATTTTTGATCTTTACATTTTGAAACGGGAAGGGGCAGAAGCAGATTATTCGAAATCTATTTTAGACAGAGCTGCAGCTAAATATGATACTTTAACAGAACAGGATTTAGTAGATCTTCGTATCAATGTATTAATGGGTATTCCTAACGAAAAAGAAATCGAGCTGGAGACCTTGCGTAACAGTATTAATGAATACAAAGCCATTGGAACACAGGGTTTAAAAGAAAATTTGAAATTTTTCTTGTCATCTATTGCCGAGGTTTGTACAGAAGAAGGTATTAAAATGACGATCCATCCTGACGATCCTCCCTATGCTATTTTAGGTTTGCCAAGGATAGCAAGCACACTCGAAGATTTTAATTATATCATTAAAGAAGTAGACCAGGCTTTTAACGGTGTTTGTTTCTGTACAGGCTCTTTGGGTGCCGGAATGGGAAATAATGCTTTAGAGATCTTCAATGCGGTTAAGGAACGTGTTTACTTTGCGCATTTGCGTAACGTTAAAAAAGATGAGGACGGTAGTTTTTACGAAGCAGATCATTTAGGTGGCGATGTGAATATGTACGAAATCATGAAAGCCTTATCAGAAGAAAATGCATTACGCGATAAGTCAATTCCTTTCCGTCCAGATCATGGCCACCAAATGTTGGATGATTTGGCCAAAGTAACCAATCCGGGTTATTCGGCCATAGGCAGATTAAGAGGGTTGGCCGAATTAAGAGGGTTGGAAATAGGAGTAACGGGCAATTACTAATTTAGATCGCAATTGTGAGGAGGAGCAACGAAGCAATCTCATTAATTGTCTTTCTTCGTTTTTGTCAATCCTGAGCTTGTTGAAAGATCTTTTTAACCACATATGCGCACAAATAAAAACTGATTTATTTGTGCGCATTTTTTGTAATGGCTAGGCTTGTATCCGCCTTTCGTCCAAACACCAAACACTTACATAAATACACATCAATTCCCGAAATTTTAACCCACCTTTGCTTGTGGCTTGAAATTTGAGTCTCTTAAAATTATGGAAAACAGCAACAACCCCAAGAAGAAGATCTTAACACCTTCTGTTGTACATGACGATTTACCTGAGGTTAAGAAACCTGAGCATTTACGGAAGGTACCGCTAAATCACGACAGTAGATTGCCAGAAAATCCTGAAAGAAATTATCATCATGAAGAATTAAAGAGTGTAACCGCCAGTCACGAGAAAATTCGGCATGCCGATGATGATATTTGGAACGGGGAAGACGCATAAATTAAATTTTTGATCATATTTTTTGTAACTTATTCTATGTTTTTAGCATAGAATGTGGATCTTAATATTGTTTTTTGTGCTCAGCAATCAAATTTTTTATCCAGAATTAAATTTTAATTGCTTCGTTCTTAAATACTTATTTGAAATAGAAAATTACCTTTTAAATAGTTTAAAATATATTTTTACATATTAAATAGAACTTCTATATTTGCAGCTCATTAAAAAATGAGCCTCGGTAGCTCAGTTGGATAGAGCAACGGTTTTCTAAACCGTGGGTCAGGGGTTCGAATCCCTTCCGGGGTACAACCGGACTTTGAACACTTCAAAGTCCGGTTTTTTTTTAATCGAGCTTCTAAACTATGCCGGTACGATCTTTTGCACCAAATCGATAATTACGATCCTTACTTTTGCAATGAATAACGGCTAAATAGCTTAATTAAGAAATGCATAATAGATTTTCTAACAGTAAACAGATTGTGGTTGTTTCCACTTTTTCTCATCTCTTAAATGCGAATTTTAAGGGAGATATAAACGCAGTTTGCTGGCAGAGAGACCTGGCTGGTGACTTTAATGAAATCGTGTCCAAACTTGAATTGAAAGCAGACCTGACAGAAGTTTCTATGGAAGATCTTCAGGCACTTAAGCTATCAGAAAAAGGTAGTACCGCAAGGGAGCTTATCTTGAGTGATTTCAAGCTGTTAACAGATATCGGGGCATCGCCCTCACTCAATTTGATTAAAAGTTATGACCGGGATGAGGAGTTCGATTTCATTTCAACAGATGTATATTCTTTTCATGTAGACCGTTCGCCCATTGGTACCGATACCTTTTTGTGTACCTATTATGGTGCAGCTAGTGAAATTTTAGCCAATAACGAGGCTGAACAAAAAGTCAGGGTACCGGAGATCAGGCAAAAGCTCAAAGAATTGCATAACGGTATAGAAGCGGAATTTGAAAGCTTTTTGACTGAACATTATTTTGATCTACATTACCAAGCTAAACCAGGTGCCATACCTGTAAATCTGGGAGTAGGCCATTTATGGAGACTGGCGGTAGATCATCCTGAAAAACAGTGTTTGCCTTGTGTTCACCGGGCACCTATTGAAAAAGATGGAGCGTATAGACTGTTGCTTATCTGCTAATTGGTCTGGTTAATTTTTTAAGAGGTATAAAGATAAACTTATCTGTTTTTTCATCAATATAATTCAAATATATTTGTGATATGTTCAATAGCGGCATCTTTTTGCCTGTCATCATCATTACTGGCATTGCTTATAGTATCCTGGCCAAAAAACTAACGGTTCTGGCTGCTCTTACGGGTGGCATATTAGCCTGTCTTATTTATATCGCTGCTGGTTATGCAGGTGTTGCAATGATGAGCATGTTTTTTATTCTGGGTTCTGCAGCTACCTCTTGGAAAAAGCATAAAAAACAGGCCTTTACCACAAGAGAGGAAACTAACAATGGCCGCAATGTGTTGCAAGTACTGGCTAATGCCGGTGCCGCTGGTATTGCGAGTGTAGTGATCCTATTTTATCCCCAGTTTGCCTATGTAATGTTTCCCGCAATGGCGGCAGCTTTTGCTTCAGCTACTGCAGATACCCTGTCATCCGAGCTTGGGATGGTTTATGGGAGGCGGTTTTTTAATATTATTTCTTTCAGGCCCGACTATTGTGGACTAGATGGGGTAATCAGTTTGGAAGGAACGTTGATCGGTATTGGGGGTAGCTGTATCATCGCGGTTATTTATGCACTGGGATATGGTTGGGATTTTAACTTTTACTTTATCGTTATTGCAGGGACGGTAGGAAACCTGACCGATTCTATACTGGGAGCCATACTCGAGCGCAAAGGGATAATTGGCAATGATATGGTCAATTTTTTAAACACGCTGACAGCAGTGCTGGTGGTGTTAATATTAGAAGGAATATTAGGTTAAAGGTATCTCAGTAACTTCCTTTAAGAGCCCGTCATTTTTGTATGATCAAAATTTATTTTTGGTTAATTGTAATAAGCTTTTTGCGATATTTATGCTATTGTTTATGCCTTATAAGATCATGAAAAAAATCATTTTTGTTTTACTGCTGGCAACTTGTGGGTTTTCAAGTTACGGGCAAACCTATCAAAATATTACCAGCAAGAATAAAACTTATCTGGAAACGTTGAGAGGAGTAAGTTATACTTATAAACAGGGCGTTATTACGCTGAAGAATAATGGTAACTATGCTTTGGGCACTGTGAGTATTGTGGCTTCGTCGAAAGTAGACAGTAGCCTATTTGGAATTGCTTTATTTGAGGATGGGCTTGAAAAAGGGGAGACTGCCAAAGCTGAAGTTTATTTTACTACAGGCCTGGGTAAAAATGTACATGAAGTACCTTTAAAGCAGGTTGACCAAAAGAACCTGGTGCTGTCTTTTGATAAGGCAACCAGGGCTGTAAAATAATCGTTTACTGATTGGCTATGAAAATATAAGCCTTACCATCCGTATTTATAATTATTCGGGGGGGTGCATTAGATAACACATGATGAATATTTAACACTGAATTAATAATCGGCCATTAGTTTTGCAGCATAAATATTTGGTTAGTATTTATAAGTTTAGGTTAGTTGATTATAAAAGCCCAGGTGGATATCTGGGCTTTTAATGTTTTAACCCAAGCGATAGAAGAACTCGTTAGCTATGATTTTCCCGTCTTTAACTTGATAAACGCAGATCTCACTCATGGCCATTCTTGCCATTGTAGTTATTTAGTTCTGCTTGGTTACCATAGCCAAGACTTCCATTAAATTGTCTATTACTGCATCAGGTTTAGCTTCTTCTAATTGTTTCTTTGTATGCGCGCCTGTGGTAATACCAATGCTTAGGCTGCAACCTGCATTTTTACCTTCTTCGATATCGATACTTGAATCACCAACTTTAACCACCGATTTACCGTCGGTAATGCCATGATGGCTCATTGCCAACAAAATCATATCAGGTTCTGGTCTGTTTTGGCCAACTTCTGATGCGGTAACAAGTGTATCGAAATCGGTACCGGCCTTCCAGCCAAGTTTGTTCAAGATAGACTCGGCAGTTCCCCTATCATAACCGGTGTTAAGTACTGAAATTATTCCTTCTTTTCGAAGTTTTTCAAAAAGCTCAATTGAACCAGGTTGAGGTAATATTTCTTCATTTTCATAGGCAAGCTTCAGTTTGCCAATAAATTCTTCGTATATATCGAATACCATTGCTTCATCAAAAGAGCCCTCGTAGGTCTTAAGTACCGATCTGATGGCTTCTTTCTTTTCCTTTCCGGCTGCAACAGCAAGAATCTGATCAAGCGTATAAGAAAAACCAGCGGTGTTTATAGCATTCATTAGCGTTTTGTAAACGAGGTTGTTTTCGTTCACTGTAGTGCCGGCCATGTCGAATACTACCATTTTAATTTCAGGGTACATTGCTTTCTTTTAAATTAGATAATTTGTTTTTTTTGAACTGTGTCGTCAAATATACAGGCAGTATTTTTTATAAACAAATGTTTAGCAATAGTTAACATTTAAATTAACATTTGTTTACTTAAGCTAAACATTTAAAATCTGGTCTTGCTTAATTTTTATTATTTAGAAAGGATTTCTTGAATGAAATAAGTGGCTGATTATTAATGTTTTTTTATACTTTATATGAAGTTATTTGCAATAATATATAAGTTAGAAAGCTAAATCAGATTCAATAAAATCGATTTGACAGATCTTAAGTCTACTAGGATGAAAACCAACAGGCAATTACCTTGCGAAATTGGAAGATATTAGATAAAATGATACAAGAATACAACATCACCAACATATGCTGGCTTAGGTTGATCTTTAATCACAAGTGTGGCTTGAATGGTGACTTTAGTTATTCCCCTTAAATTGCTGATGCAATTTAATTTTGCTTTTAACTGCACTTCGCTGTCCACTAAAATTGGCTGACCAAATTTAAAGCGTTCAATGCCATAATTAATTTCCATTTTAATATTACGTACGTCGGCAATCTGCTTCCATAAATAAGGAATTAAGGATAGG
The nucleotide sequence above comes from Pedobacter riviphilus. Encoded proteins:
- a CDS encoding glycoside hydrolase family 2 TIM barrel-domain containing protein: MSLHDENPLLAGRLRSEGDMRMMLQWAKDMNCNYVRLAHYPHNEEMIRLADEMGLLVWAEVPVYWTISWTNPATYANAKKQLTDLIIRDKNRASVIVWSIGNETPLSDARLSFMSNLAETARSLDDTRLVAAALEVHREGNNIILNDPLGEKIDLVSFNEYAGWYWGGNPSEITKYNFDIKYKKPVVITEFGGDALGGFHADENTRWSEEYQEALYKNQIILLSKIGALRGMTPWILTDFRSPRRQHPIYQNFWNRKGLISETGKKKKAFFVLKDFYDQMQVKYK
- a CDS encoding SDR family oxidoreductase codes for the protein MVKEVEGLFSLRNKVVVVTGATGVLGEAFINGLCAAGATIVVIGRNEEIAKQRVADVTEAGGKAIYIIADVLNEQQLIDANSTIIKAFGRIDALVNAAGGNVAEAVIQPGSDIFDLNIPALKQAFDLNLFGTIMPTQIFGKEIAKNGGSIVNISSVSATQALTRVLGYSLAKAAIDSYTKWMAVELANRYQDKIRMNAIVPGFFITNQNRALLTNEDGSLTARGQAIISKTPFKRFGAPEELIGALVYLLSDASKFVNGENIKVDGGFTAFSGV
- the uxuA gene encoding mannonate dehydratase; this encodes MKYKKLEQTWRWYGPNDPVSLQDVKQAGATGIVTALHHIPHGEVWPLHDIQERKAIVEAAGLTWSVVESVPVHEAIKTRRADAAQYIENYKTSLRNLSACGIKIVCYNFMPVLDWTRTQLDLEMTDGSKALYFNWIDLAIFDLYILKREGAEADYSKSILDRAAAKYDTLTEQDLVDLRINVLMGIPNEKEIELETLRNSINEYKAIGTQGLKENLKFFLSSIAEVCTEEGIKMTIHPDDPPYAILGLPRIASTLEDFNYIIKEVDQAFNGVCFCTGSLGAGMGNNALEIFNAVKERVYFAHLRNVKKDEDGSFYEADHLGGDVNMYEIMKALSEENALRDKSIPFRPDHGHQMLDDLAKVTNPGYSAIGRLRGLAELRGLEIGVTGNY
- a CDS encoding DUF1826 domain-containing protein; the encoded protein is MHNRFSNSKQIVVVSTFSHLLNANFKGDINAVCWQRDLAGDFNEIVSKLELKADLTEVSMEDLQALKLSEKGSTARELILSDFKLLTDIGASPSLNLIKSYDRDEEFDFISTDVYSFHVDRSPIGTDTFLCTYYGAASEILANNEAEQKVRVPEIRQKLKELHNGIEAEFESFLTEHYFDLHYQAKPGAIPVNLGVGHLWRLAVDHPEKQCLPCVHRAPIEKDGAYRLLLIC
- a CDS encoding DUF92 domain-containing protein; protein product: MFNSGIFLPVIIITGIAYSILAKKLTVLAALTGGILACLIYIAAGYAGVAMMSMFFILGSAATSWKKHKKQAFTTREETNNGRNVLQVLANAGAAGIASVVILFYPQFAYVMFPAMAAAFASATADTLSSELGMVYGRRFFNIISFRPDYCGLDGVISLEGTLIGIGGSCIIAVIYALGYGWDFNFYFIVIAGTVGNLTDSILGAILERKGIIGNDMVNFLNTLTAVLVVLILEGILG
- a CDS encoding SnoaL-like domain-containing protein, whose protein sequence is MARMAMSEICVYQVKDGKIIANEFFYRLG
- a CDS encoding phosphonatase-like hydrolase — translated: MYPEIKMVVFDMAGTTVNENNLVYKTLMNAINTAGFSYTLDQILAVAAGKEKKEAIRSVLKTYEGSFDEAMVFDIYEEFIGKLKLAYENEEILPQPGSIELFEKLRKEGIISVLNTGYDRGTAESILNKLGWKAGTDFDTLVTASEVGQNRPEPDMILLAMSHHGITDGKSVVKVGDSSIDIEEGKNAGCSLSIGITTGAHTKKQLEEAKPDAVIDNLMEVLAMVTKQN
- a CDS encoding MaoC family dehydratase, translating into MLVINNFEEYESHLGKELGVSQWHTINQEQINKFADATLDHQWIHTDAEKAKNEGPFKATIAHGYLTLSLIPYLWKQIADVRNIKMEINYGIERFKFGQPILVDSEVQLKAKLNCISNLRGITKVTIQATLVIKDQPKPAYVGDVVFLYHFI